A window of Pedobacter lusitanus contains these coding sequences:
- a CDS encoding sensor histidine kinase: protein MFYQRFTFRLIFKLLLINSLIVLLGYLILKTQLWFTIAGVSCILIISVFSLYSYINQIRSDIKRFILAIKTRDHTLNFKNKSTKGSFPDLYGSFDEIIKTHKDIQLEQDAMFQLIKTILQQVPVGVIVLKDNADPAQAEISFFNEAAAFLLKVPAYKYWHRLKEHLPIFTTEIESIQNGGKRFLEIKIQEKLIQLSTEVIPINLYNTSYRIISFQNIKDEIEQKEIEAWNRLIGVISHEILNSITPISSLSDTVNSMVSGKDSLNKEELEDLKPAIQAIKRRSVGLLDFVKDYRLIAELPTPELESHSIGEILQHIQILMQPFAAVKNVKLSIGQTSSKITISVDLKLIEQALINLVTNSIHALEDVDQPFIAIDYRLEQNKLFLDVTDNGRGIEPELAEKIFVPFFTTRKNGSGIGLTITRNIMKMHYGSLEVSSIPYQKTIFSLVFNYV, encoded by the coding sequence ATGTTTTATCAACGTTTTACTTTCAGACTGATTTTTAAGCTGCTGCTGATTAATTCACTGATAGTTTTATTGGGTTATCTGATTTTAAAAACTCAGCTATGGTTTACTATAGCCGGCGTTTCCTGTATACTGATAATCTCTGTCTTTTCCTTATACAGTTATATTAACCAGATCAGATCTGATATTAAGCGTTTTATTCTTGCAATTAAAACCCGCGATCATACTTTGAATTTCAAAAATAAAAGTACCAAAGGGAGCTTTCCTGATTTGTACGGATCATTTGATGAGATTATCAAAACTCATAAAGATATCCAGCTGGAACAGGATGCCATGTTTCAGCTGATCAAAACTATTCTGCAGCAGGTACCGGTAGGTGTCATAGTCCTTAAAGACAATGCTGATCCTGCGCAGGCAGAAATTTCTTTTTTTAATGAGGCTGCAGCTTTCCTGCTTAAGGTACCAGCTTATAAATACTGGCACCGGCTGAAAGAGCATCTGCCGATTTTCACGACAGAAATTGAAAGCATACAAAATGGTGGTAAAAGATTTCTTGAAATTAAAATTCAGGAAAAACTCATTCAGTTATCAACTGAGGTTATCCCGATAAACCTGTATAATACCAGTTACAGGATCATTTCTTTCCAGAACATTAAGGATGAAATTGAGCAGAAAGAAATCGAAGCCTGGAACAGGCTGATTGGTGTAATCTCTCATGAGATCCTGAATTCCATTACCCCTATCAGCTCCCTTTCTGATACAGTTAACAGTATGGTATCAGGTAAAGATTCATTAAACAAAGAGGAGCTGGAAGACCTTAAGCCAGCTATACAGGCTATCAAAAGACGATCGGTGGGCTTGCTTGACTTTGTAAAGGATTACCGTCTGATTGCTGAATTACCCACGCCAGAGCTTGAATCACATAGCATTGGCGAAATCCTCCAGCATATCCAGATCCTGATGCAGCCTTTTGCAGCTGTAAAAAATGTAAAACTCTCTATAGGACAGACCTCTTCAAAAATTACGATCAGCGTAGATTTAAAACTTATAGAACAAGCTTTAATTAACCTGGTGACCAATAGTATTCATGCTTTGGAAGATGTAGATCAGCCATTTATAGCAATTGATTACCGTCTGGAACAAAATAAGTTATTCCTCGACGTAACTGACAATGGCAGGGGTATTGAACCGGAGCTGGCAGAGAAAATATTTGTCCCGTTTTTTACGACCCGCAAAAACGGTTCTGGAATTGGTCTGACCATTACCCGGAACATTATGAAAATGCATTACGGTAGTCTGGAAGTTAGTTCCATACCTTATCA
- a CDS encoding sigma-54-dependent transcriptional regulator, giving the protein MTEANVLVIDDDDDILLSAKLFLKQHFKQVVTCKSPKEINVLLSHNEIDIILLDMNYQKGASDGREGLYWLEHILSIDKDYVVILMTAYGNVELAVQAIKKGAVDFILKPWENEKLYATLSAASKLRQSNKKVKKLEKINTSIQTDQARKFEHIIGTSAPIRHLQNTLIKVAPTDANVLILGENGTGKQVFAYELHKHSLRKNHIFMHVDLGSLNENLFESELFGYAKGAFTDARDDRPGRFELADNGTIFLDEIGNLSLPLQGKLLTVLQNRTVTRLGESKDRKINVRLITATNMPLNEMVAKGTFRQDLLFRINTVELELPPLHQRAEDILLLANHFLHTFSTKYHKNINLITEKAGNTLLAYHWPGNVRELQHVIERAIIMADGNEITEQDLQLSPQRFGGSASLPVTLDLEEMEKMMVQKAIENHKGNISRAAAELGLTRAALYRRIEKFGL; this is encoded by the coding sequence ATGACAGAAGCAAACGTTTTGGTAATTGATGATGATGATGATATTCTTTTAAGTGCGAAACTCTTTTTAAAACAGCACTTTAAACAGGTTGTCACTTGTAAATCACCCAAAGAGATCAATGTATTACTCAGCCATAATGAGATTGATATTATCCTGTTGGATATGAACTATCAGAAGGGAGCCAGTGATGGTCGTGAGGGACTTTACTGGTTAGAGCATATCTTATCAATAGATAAAGACTATGTAGTCATTCTCATGACTGCTTATGGCAATGTGGAACTGGCTGTACAGGCGATAAAAAAAGGAGCTGTAGATTTCATTCTTAAACCCTGGGAAAATGAGAAACTTTATGCTACGCTCTCAGCAGCTTCTAAACTAAGACAATCAAACAAAAAGGTTAAAAAACTTGAAAAAATAAACACCTCTATACAAACTGATCAGGCCAGAAAGTTTGAGCATATTATCGGGACTTCGGCTCCCATCAGACATTTGCAAAACACACTAATTAAAGTAGCGCCTACTGATGCGAATGTATTGATATTAGGCGAAAATGGTACAGGTAAACAGGTATTTGCTTACGAATTGCATAAACACTCTCTAAGAAAAAATCATATTTTCATGCATGTCGATCTGGGTTCTTTAAATGAGAATCTGTTTGAAAGTGAACTTTTTGGTTATGCTAAAGGCGCATTTACGGATGCCCGCGATGACAGACCGGGAAGATTTGAACTGGCCGATAACGGAACAATATTCCTTGATGAGATAGGAAATCTGTCTTTGCCATTACAGGGCAAATTACTAACGGTCCTGCAAAACCGGACAGTCACCCGTTTAGGAGAAAGCAAGGACCGGAAAATAAATGTAAGGTTGATCACTGCAACCAATATGCCGTTGAATGAAATGGTAGCCAAAGGCACTTTCCGTCAGGATTTACTTTTCCGGATCAACACAGTCGAACTGGAACTCCCTCCGCTGCATCAGCGTGCTGAGGATATCTTACTGCTGGCCAATCATTTTTTGCATACTTTTAGTACCAAATATCATAAGAACATTAACCTGATTACTGAAAAAGCCGGTAATACCTTACTGGCCTATCACTGGCCGGGTAATGTCCGTGAATTACAGCATGTGATTGAAAGAGCTATTATCATGGCTGATGGTAATGAGATTACTGAACAGGATTTACAATTAAGCCCGCAAAGATTTGGCGGATCGGCATCGCTACCGGTGACTCTGGATCTGGAAGAAATGGAAAAAATGATGGTACAGAAAGCAATAGAGAATCATAAGGGAAATATTTCGCGTGCAGCGGCAGAACTGGGGCTTACCCGTGCAGCTTTATACCGCAGAATAGAAAAATTCGGATTATAG
- a CDS encoding efflux RND transporter periplasmic adaptor subunit encodes MDKIIAKKRFSTKKILMLTGGLLLAGLVAYGYKLSLNKVYKADADKLTISKVQYGDFEDVVLLNASVVPLTSVIVSSSEGGTVAEIFTENGASVVKGTPLLRIANPNALSNYTSSETSIIEQINQLRKVRLDLEQNQRIMAQDMMVIENTLRTASRKYKIDSTLFSNKVITREEFNNSSQDYEYNKGRKNILKQAVKQENQSRAMQLQQIDVSVSRMNESLETIRKNIENMTIKAPVSGRLSSYDPVIGKSYTANEMLGKIDVLQGYKLQAGVDEYYINRVKEGQSANCEFNGKIYHLTVRKVIPEVTAGQFQVELVFEGKSPDELRRGLSLQVKLTLSDNSKSLLLAQGQFFQSTGGSWVFVLKDGKAQKRNVKIGRKNYLYYEVMEGLQKNEEVITSSYDQFNQYDIVEVSR; translated from the coding sequence ATGGATAAGATCATTGCAAAAAAGAGATTCAGTACAAAAAAGATATTAATGCTTACAGGAGGCCTGTTGCTGGCCGGGCTGGTAGCTTATGGATATAAACTATCCCTGAATAAGGTATACAAAGCTGATGCAGATAAATTAACGATCAGCAAAGTTCAGTATGGTGACTTTGAGGATGTGGTATTATTGAATGCAAGCGTAGTACCGCTGACTTCAGTGATCGTGAGTTCATCAGAAGGCGGAACAGTTGCAGAAATTTTTACGGAGAACGGAGCGTCGGTAGTTAAAGGTACGCCGCTGTTGAGAATTGCTAATCCAAACGCGTTATCAAATTATACATCGAGTGAAACCAGTATTATCGAGCAGATTAATCAATTGCGTAAAGTACGTTTGGATCTGGAACAAAACCAGCGGATAATGGCTCAGGATATGATGGTCATAGAGAATACACTGAGAACTGCCAGCAGAAAATATAAAATTGACAGTACCTTGTTTTCAAATAAAGTGATAACCAGAGAGGAATTTAATAACTCAAGCCAGGATTATGAGTATAATAAAGGCAGAAAGAATATATTAAAACAGGCTGTAAAACAAGAAAACCAGAGCAGGGCGATGCAGTTGCAGCAGATTGATGTATCTGTAAGCAGAATGAACGAGAGCCTGGAAACTATCAGAAAAAATATTGAGAATATGACCATCAAGGCTCCGGTTTCCGGAAGATTATCCTCTTATGATCCCGTTATAGGTAAATCCTATACAGCAAATGAAATGCTGGGCAAGATAGATGTACTGCAAGGCTATAAACTGCAGGCAGGCGTAGATGAATACTATATCAACAGAGTAAAAGAAGGACAATCTGCTAACTGTGAGTTTAATGGGAAGATCTATCATCTTACGGTTAGAAAAGTAATTCCTGAGGTAACTGCAGGTCAGTTCCAGGTGGAGCTTGTTTTTGAAGGGAAATCACCGGATGAGTTGCGAAGAGGATTATCTTTACAGGTAAAACTTACCCTTTCGGACAACAGTAAATCGTTACTGCTTGCACAGGGGCAATTTTTCCAGAGTACCGGAGGGTCATGGGTATTTGTACTGAAAGATGGAAAAGCACAGAAAAGAAATGTGAAAATAGGCCGGAAAAACTATTTGTACTATGAGGTTATGGAAGGATTGCAGAAAAATGAAGAAGTAATTACCTCATCTTACGATCAGTTCAATCAATACGATATTGTAGAAGTAAGCAGGTAA
- a CDS encoding ABC transporter ATP-binding protein translates to MIKIENLEKVYKTEEIETTALNGINMHVKAGEFVSIMGPSGCGKSTLLNVMGLLDKPESGSYKFLETELLTLNDKERSNFRKRNMGFVFQNFNLIDELTVFENIELPLIYNKVAAPERKRLVNEMIERMNIVNRSGHFPQQLSGGQQQRVAVARALVTKPKLVLADEPTGNLDSSHGNEVMELLCELNEQGTTIVMVTHSSHDASFSNRIINLKDGHVISEKVNKARTEELI, encoded by the coding sequence ATGATAAAAATTGAAAACCTGGAAAAAGTATATAAAACAGAAGAGATAGAAACCACTGCATTGAATGGAATTAATATGCACGTCAAAGCTGGTGAGTTTGTCTCTATTATGGGCCCCTCAGGGTGCGGAAAGTCAACATTGCTGAACGTGATGGGGCTGCTGGATAAACCTGAAAGCGGCAGTTATAAATTTCTGGAAACAGAACTGCTGACGCTGAATGATAAAGAAAGGTCAAACTTCCGTAAAAGAAATATGGGTTTTGTTTTCCAGAATTTCAACCTGATTGATGAGCTGACTGTATTTGAAAATATAGAATTACCCCTGATCTATAACAAAGTTGCTGCACCTGAGCGCAAACGTCTGGTTAATGAAATGATTGAAAGAATGAATATTGTTAACAGGAGCGGCCATTTCCCTCAACAGTTATCCGGCGGACAGCAGCAGCGTGTTGCTGTGGCAAGAGCACTGGTGACTAAACCTAAACTGGTACTTGCCGATGAACCTACGGGTAACCTGGACAGCTCCCATGGTAATGAAGTGATGGAACTGCTTTGTGAACTGAATGAGCAGGGAACTACTATTGTGATGGTTACCCACTCTTCGCATGATGCAAGTTTTTCCAACAGGATCATCAACCTGAAAGACGGGCATGTAATCTCAGAAAAAGTAAATAAAGCCCGTACAGAAGAACTCATTTAA